The DNA sequence CTCTCCCTGAGCGGGGGCTTGGCCGGGAGACGCGGCCCGGCCCGCTTGGACCGCCCCGGAACGGCCGGGAGCGCCGGCTGGGAGCCCCGGCTGGGAACCCCGGCTGGGAGCCCCGGCTGGGAGCCCCGGCTGGGAGCCCCGGCTGGGAACCCCGGCTGGGAGCCCCGGCTGGGAGCCCCGGCTTCCAAACCCCGGCTGGGAGCCCCGGCTGGGAGCCCCGGCTGGCGACCCCGGCTGGGAACCCCGGCTGGCGACCCCGGCTTCCAAACCCCGGCTGGGAACCCCCGGCTGGGAGCCCCGGCTGGCGACCCCCGGCTTCCAAACCCCGGCTGGCAACTCCCCCGGCTTCCAATTCCACCGACTTCCAACCCCCGACTTCCAACTCCCCCCGCTGCCAATCCTCGGCTTCCAACCCCCCCGACATTCGGCTCCAGGTCCCCCCTTGCTCGGGGCCCCGCCGGCTCCTGGCCCCTCCCGTTACCGGAGGAGGCTCCGAGCCTCCTCGGCTCCGGAGCCCCCGGCTTCCAACCGCGCCCTCCCCCGGCACCGGGGATCCCCAGCTTCCAACGGCTCCAGGGCTCCCCGGCTCCCGAGCCGCTGTCTCCGCTCCTGCCCCGCTCCCTCTGCTGTATCCGTGGGTGTCCTCGAGCAGCTCCAGCCCGGGGCTGAGGTTCTGTGTCTCCCACCCGGGTCACTGCACCGATCGAAAAGGCCTGGAGGGGTTTTCCCTAATTCCCGTGGCAATTTACTGTCTTACCACCACAGGGACTACGCGGGGAAGGAAGTTCTTCCTATCAAACTGTATCGCACTGTGTCGTAAATAGAGGAACACGGGAAAGCTTTGTATCCAGAGCAATGCTCGAAAGACCAAACGAGAAACACGGTTTCAAGCGAGTCAGGCAGAAACACTGTGAGATAAAGTGAAATGTGAAATTCTCGACCAGGTTGAGGCAATGAACCAGCTCATAAAAGGGAAACAGAGGAGACACgttcttaattttttcctccaaatgaGCTGTTTGActggggggtggggtggggagagCACTGCGATCCCAAAACGGTGGGTGAGACCCCATTCCTTGCAGGTTCCAGTGGGGCTGGTGGAGTCGGCTTTGAGGCTGCTGTAAGAGCACAGCTCCGACCCTTCCAGTTTTTAGGAAGCTGCTGCTCCGCCTGGAGCACGTGTTGCACGTACTCCCTGGAACATCTGCACTGGCAGCTGGCTCTGTTTAAAAAGACAGGCAGCCGGCTGCAGCCAGCACgcagagcagcacaaacacacaaagAGGGGGAAATGTGCTTGCTGGGCTGGCATAGCTGCAGAACACAAAGCTGTCAAACAGAGCCAGCCTGGGTACAGTGGCATAAACAATGAGCCATTCATGATTTTGAGTGTGCAAAACCGCTTTCATTTTAGACTGGAGAGATTTAACTTCGTTAAAATGAGAAacttgcaattttaaaaatccatgttGAGTTGCAGATCTCAGTCTGAGGTCTGAAGGTGAGGGACTGAACATCTTTGCTGTGCCTTAAACTGTTGAAGCTTAAACTATCACAGGCTTTGTCCAGGCCTGCAAAGTACTGAAGAAATCTAAAATGAAAGtatgctctttttcttttaatttaggGAAACTGGCAGCTTTGCAAAAGGAAGTTTTCTGAAATCACCGTCTTAGAGAGAACTAGGGTTCTTGCTTGGAATGCTCATGGCTCAGCATAAGGACTGTTCTGTTTGCCTGTTAATTATGAGGGAATTCCTGCACTGGGGAGAAGGAATGGAAGGTACAGTGCTTTGAACACACTCAAGAATATTCTCAGTGAACAAATAAACAGTAATGGGATTTCTTCAGGATGATGCTGTTATGGATCATGGAGAATATCTGTTCGCTACAGTGTGACCCTTCTAATATGcttgatttttgtttctcctcatgccttcttgttttgtgtttctttgtttgtttttaacctGAACCCTGTTATGTCTGTGATTTCTGTTAATTTAAAGAGATGATTTACTGACAGGCCTCACACAGGATCTGTGTCTGTGTAACTCATCTGGTGTCCTGCAGGCTCAAAAGGGTTTCCATACACCTAAACCTTACATTCACCGCTGTGTAGAAGTGACCATAAAGCCAATGTTAATTTTAAGATGTGTAACTCTCTAAGACaggattattttgtttattctcAAGGGcagaatgaaatagaaaaagatgCCTAGATAAGTGATCAGGGCTACAGCAAGAAAACCCAGCACAAGGCCACAGAGATTAATGTAAGACTTAAACACGTGTATATGGCCAGAGAAAACCAGCTActacaggaaataaaaccacTGCAGACTTTGTGTTCACCAAGGAAATATGGGAGGTGACAGGAAGGAAGAAGGTATGAAGAAGGTATTTAATAAGGCTTCCAGTTTCTAGAGTTGTGCATAACATTATAATCCAATTCTAGTTTGCTTTTTATACATAAATATCCCATAAGTGTCAGCCAGCTGCAGCCCACCAGCAGCTGAAGCTGGCCAGAGCGTGACTCCTCTCCTCCTATAGCGGCGTTCGCTCAGTGCCTGCTCGCCCCTCTGCTCATCCACTGCCCGGTGTCCCAGGGCCGCGGGTGCCCCGCATGCTGCCCGGCCCGGGCAAAGCCGCTGCAGCTCCGGGATCAAACCCACGAGCTCGTCTCGCTCTTCCCTCGCTTTCCACGCGGCCCCAGCGCGTCCTGCCCcgtctcccagccctgccccggctgcCCTCCCGCCTCTTgcgggggccggggctgcccgggaGGAGGAGCCACCGCCTCGCCGCTTCCTCCGCCCGTCTCCGGGCGGGTGTGGTGCGTGGCACAGCTCCGGCAGCCCCGGAGCCGCCCGCTCCGTCCCGCAGGCACCGCTCCCGGCCAGCGTCAGCTCCCGGAGCGGGGTCCGGGGGGGAAGTCGCCTCCATGGTGCCTCCGgcggtgctgctgctctgggcgGTGCTGGCGCTGCTCGGGGCGGGGGGTGGCCGTGCCTCACAGCAGGAAGGTAAGGGGGGACTGCTCGGGGCACGGGGGGCTCCGGCAGCGCGGGGAGCCGGCGGTCAGGCTGATGGACGGGCACAGCCGCCCCGGGTGCCGCTGCTGGCCTCGGCGTCCTGCTCTCGTTCCCAAGCACTGCCCGACCCGAGCCTACGGCAGTGTGAGCCCCTGGGCGGCACCTAGAACCTCGGGCAGCTCACAGCTCGCACTTTGGTGAGACAACATCATTTCATCCCGGTGAAGGGCTCTGGGTCCCACCTTGGTCAGCCCCTCCCTGCTTTTGAACTTAGGCAGTTCAAGAATTAGGTAACCGGAGAGCGTTTGATTCCAGACTGGCCACACCGTGCCTCAAGATCAGGGATGCTCCTAAAATAGCATCAGTCTGTCTCCCCCCTGTAAACAGTCGGTAGAAGCTCTAGAGTAGCTGGTAGAACTGCAGAGGATTGGGGCAGCTTCAGAATGTCAGCTGCACTGACAAAGTGGTTCATACACTGTCACTCTGCCAAGAAGTTTGGATAATTATCTCTGTCTTCATTAGAGAAGTGGCAATTAGGAGGAGATTAATCTTGTTACGTGTAATATTTCCCTTCACAGTGTGATTTGGGTATAACTACCTTTATGTGCATTACTTAATACAGTTAGTGTGTATCTGCGGGGGTGTTGGGAGTTCTTTGGCTACAGTGgcataattaaaacaaagaatCTCTGTGCTATCCTGCTTTCCTTGCACATCCAAATCTTCCATGGTTTTAGTAAGGTTTTAGAATGCTCTAGAGATATAAAGCTGAGGGCTGGGAAAGAGAATGAGGTAAATTGGTTAGGAAGAGGAATTTAGAATTAGCTGTTTTCTGAACCATCACTTTTGGCATTGCTCAAAGAGAAAATGCCTCATCTTTCCTGTGCCTCAGCTTCCCCAGAGTAATGTGAGAGTAATGATACCTGTCTTCTCTCTTAGATGTTCTTTTATATCTGTGCAAAAGCTTTCAACATAGTTATTTGTAGTtgatataattaaaaaaattcttctgtaaATGTAATACAGAGATTATATTATCCACTGTTAAATtgtacaggttttttttttctatttgatcCCCATATTAATGGTATTTTCTTAGACACTATCTTAccaggaagtggcacagtaagATTTCCCAAATCAGAGCCTAGGATAAATTCATTCCTTGTCctaaaatgcagctgcagctgtgctttcCCTGCAGACTTAGGGAGAAGTaaataactttaattttttttttttttttgttactgaaCTCATCTGGTCtatgatttttattctttataaaaaCATAGAAGTTTACTGAGTCATTTCATTGTGATCTTGGTATCAAGGttcctgttccagtgctttgtTCTTACAGAATCCTTTTCATCTGTAGGGATCTAAAACCTTCACAAAAGAGGTAAATGTCCTCCTCTATCATTCTACAGATGGAAAACCAGGGATAGCAGGATTAGCTCCTTGTTGCATAGCAGAACCAGCAATACAGCCCAGCCCCCCTGGTTCTGAGCCCAGTGCTTGCTTTGTTAACCActgtgtgtttgtattttacAGCCAGGCCattattaaatgtatttatacaATTCCTAATTTTTAGTGTGGCCCAGGGAGCCTCTGGGCCCAGGAGGCCCAGCTTAGCAGAACAAGCTGCATTTCTACATATGGAAATGACTGTGATAAGGGAAACAGGGATGCATCAATCTGTTCTGGCTGTTTTGAAAAGTTTGCATGTGATACTGAAAGTAAGAGGGTTTACTGCTCTGTCCTTGAAAGTACCTATCAGCTGCATGAGTGTTCAGCAAAATCTttgggaaagagaggaaagggtTAAAGCAGGAGGAGTGGAGGCAACATAGCTCAGCACAAACTTCCAGTGCTGGGCTGAAGGAATGTCTCTTGGGATGGAAAGCCATGCTACTGCAGAGAGTTCTTAGAACAGAAACTGAGCTTAGTGTCTCTCAGTGTCCTACCCCACAGGGAATATGTATCTTGGAATTCTGCTGGGGATGAGAGTGGTCTTTGTGCTGGTTTTTCATGCTCCTCTGAGTTTACAAACTGCATGGGGAGAACTTTTCAGTCTTAGAAATAGGACACCGCTTCCTGTTCTGTGTGAGCCTTTAGCACTCATCCCGTCCAGCAAACTTCTGGCAGTCAAGTTATAAACAGTGTGTGACTTTCTTGGGATGGCAGCATGAAAATGAATTGGCAGCATGAAAATGAATTAGTGATTTATTTAATGTGAGCTGCCTGAGATTTTGGGCTGAAATAATTGCATAGCAGTCAGgatcctttctttccttctttcattctCTTATCATTATCATATACTTTCTCCCCTCATGTACTAGAATTTGAGGGTTGTCTACATTCCTCTAACAAACCCATGCTTGTCCCCCTCTTCCTTGGCAATATGATCCTCACCTTCTCAGAATCCATGAGCTCAGAGATCTCTCAAAAAGCTGCCATGGCTTTCTGTGTGCCATCATATGGCTAGAAACTTTAATTGCTTTAACATATTCCCCGAGGATATATGTATTTTACTCATTTGTTTGCTCCCTCTGACTGGGCTGGACACAAGGCACTGGAGTGTGCTGGAGGTGCTAGATTAGGAATGCACTTCATATGTGTAAAAATCTGCCCTTAAAAACTGCACCTATATGGGATTcatattcttttatttatcCCTTTGTATGTCTAATAAATACAATTAAACCTGACCTATTGATTGTTCTCaatctctcttctcttttttattcTGATGCAGGTAAAGAATTTGAGGAATTTCTTTGGTAATATCTTCTTTCTTCCTGACTTGGAGTCTTAcacttatttttcacttttgctgCCTTTCTGAGGTCCGTCTAAAACTCCAGCTTCTAGATCCTTCCTCTCTAAGACTAGACAGAATATCAGTTTGGGTACATGAGGGAGATACATCTGGTACATCcattgaaaaaaatcattgttcCAAAAAAAGCCTGCTGAGGCCAAGAAAATGtgctttcagtttttcctgGTATTTTCTGATGTTTAAAATGGATGGCCAGGATTTGCATTTAAGCACTGTTGCCAGAGCCTATACAAATTCCTACTTCAGCAAAACTGTTAAGGTGAAGTATAACATTTCATCATTGCAATGAGGAAACCAGAACTGCCACATAAAAATCATATTCCAGGGTACCACAGAGAAACTTCTGAAAGAGAACTTCAGGATTAAGTTTTATCATTTTTAAGGGacttgaaatgaaaagcaagttTGGGAGGAGAATGCAAATTAATAGCACAATTAAATTCACATTGAATATGtaggaaaaactggaaaatgcCTCAGGAACGGAGTAGAAAATTGAATCAGGCatggagagggaaaaataagatttagtttaattttggttttcccTACATCCAGTCAATGCTGAGTGAcaaaaaagcagctctgtgggaagcAGAAAGTCAAAACTGCATTGAATTGATGACTTCCAAATGGGCATTTTGTAGTAgttctatttttttatcttcaagtttaatttcttctgtacTCCATGTGAGAGAAGAGAATTGTAGCTTTCACTAGCAGGGCAAAAAACCCACTAAATAcattttactttctgttttttaGCTCAGAACTCAGGCAATGAAATTGTATCTTTACATAATCTCTCATTTTAGACCCACAATCAAGTTAGGTGTGGAACAGCAGGTTGTGGAAACCACACAAGTTGAGGATCTCTTGTGCTTTCCCCTGTGTGCAGAAAAACTGCTGGTTCTGACTGTTGCCACCAAGCAGACTGAAGGGTTCCAGCGGTTCAGAAGATCAGCCCAATTCTTCAACTACAAAGTCCAGGTGATGTCTAGCAGCTTCCATGGTGGTTGGTCACAGGGAATTTCTAATTGTGGAATGGATCAGACTTGGCCCCACGGTGATGAAATAAAAGCTCAAGAGAAGACACATATCTGCTCAAGTGGCTGAAAAGTATTGTGACTGGGTCATTTCTGCAGCACCCTGAGTGCTGGCTTGGGATGAGATCCATAACTCCTGCTCAAGGGAGCCTCATGGCACTTTTGCAGTGCACTGCCAAGACACACAGTACAGAGcgtgctcctgtccctgtgcctaGGAGTGCTGTGTCACTGTGTTATGTTGTGGCACTGATTGTCCAGCCCAGAGACTGGATCAAAGGCTGCCTAGTCCATTTGTCCTGGGGCTGTTATTTTTGCTGTGATTTGCACTGGGAGTTACCAGGACCACTAAGTATGTGAGTTCTGGTTCTTTCCTGTGAGCCTTGCTGGGCAAGTGCCCTGTTGAGGTGACCCTGTGCCTGTTGCTGTGtaggtgctggggctggatgAGGAGTGGCGGGGTGGAGATGaccagcagccagctggaggTGGGCAGAAGGTCCGTCTCCTGAAGTCAGCTCTGAAGCAGTATGAGGATAAGGAGGACTTGATCATCCTTTTTGTAGAAAGGTAATGGTTGCAAAGAATTTGCCATGAACTGAATCTTACAGTGGTTTGGACAGGTTTTCACTGAGAAGAAATGAACTGTGAAATcaattgcttttgaaaagtGTGTCCagatctctgttttttttttttttttccctgaatgcTCTGTACTTTCTTGGGAATCATTCAGAGCTGCATCCGTGGCAGTTGGGAAGGTCTGAGCTGAATAGGCTGATGCCAATTCCTGCATGAAATTGATAGTGTTGTACCTGATTCTGCCACAGTGGAATTTGGCTGCCTCTATCTGCAGAGAATGGGCAGACAATTCCTATGGAACTAGGCAGGCCTTTCTTACCAGAGTTATTTGTTTTATAAGGTGAAGTAGGCTGCAGCACATCCTGAGAGCCAAGAATTAGTCTCCAGAGAggtgaagagagagaaaaggatggGTTGGAGTCTCAGTGTCTTTTCATATGCCCAGCATACAAATATGACTACATTTTAATTACTTGCATTACCAAAAATGTAGTACTGttaaacagaatgaaaataaagggATTCCCAAAGAATTAACTGTTTCTAGAAACTTTTCTCAATTGCATGCTTTTCTGACTCCATtccttttgtcccttttttgtctgtctctctctctaGCTATGATGTGCTCTTTGCTTCGGGCCCCACAGAACTGCTGAAGAAGTTCAAACAAGCCAAAAGCAAGGTGGTTTTCTCAGCAGAGAATTACATCTATCCTGACAGAAAGGTGGAAGCCAAGTATCCTCAGGTGCGAGACGGAAAGCGCTTCCTGGGTTCTGGAGGTGAGACACAGAGCTTGCTTTCAGCTTTCTCCTCCTATTTGACCTGTGGGAGAAGTGGCAAAGCAAACTGAAAGTTGATGAGTCTCTGCAGCAACACAGGGTGTAGTGAGATTTCATGTGAGAGAAGTGAAAGTACATGTATACAGATAGAGTACTTCTATTTTTGGGTCATCTGGGTTGAAACGCCTCCTCATACTTATTCCCACAGGCTTCATAGGTTATGCTCCAAACCTGAAGAAGCTTGTGGAGGAGTGGAAAGGAAAGGATGATGACAGTGACCAACTCTTCTATACAAATATCTTCTTGGATCCAGAAAAAAGAGTAGGTGTATCTAGTTTCTGGGTTTCTGAAAATTTGCATTCTAGCCAGTACCCCCATTTTCTGTTATTAGCAGTTTTTATATTTAAGCATAAAATATGAATGGGAAGAAAGGTGTCTGAAAACAAGTCTTACTGGAGGCTCGTACCACTATCTGTAGGTGCTGGTGTTTAAAGCCATTGAGTGTGGAGGAACTAACAAGCCTCCTCTCAGGGGATGTGAAACTGCAGAGTGCAGTGCTGACTTAGAGATAGCCAACCTAGCACTGAAGTACATTGTAGGAAAATGCCATGTAACATCCTGCAGAAGCCTGGAATGGACCCTGGAAGCAGCATTGTGATTCCAGCACTGTGTAGTGCACCGGGCAGACGAGCCAGCCCACAGGTCATTCTGGTTCtgatgtccctgcccagctgtgcatTACAGAGGCCAGTCTGTCCCTGGGGACAGACCAAATGCATGGAGAACTCAAACTGTAACAGCAATTAAATCAAGGGGAAACATTTGAAATAGGCAACTGCTATCAGACTAGAGAGACACTTGCAATTTTTTACCAGCAAGGCTGGTAGAAAATTTAGAACAGCTGGACTTTTTTAGTTCCCCAAATCTGAGTATGGCCTGTGATACTTTAACACGAACAGTCCCTTTAATGTTCTCATCTGCAGTTCTGGCTCTGTGCCACGCAAGGGCTGAGTAATTCCCCTGACTTGGCACTCAGGCAGCGGATGTTAGCACCCTGCTGTCCTTTCCAGTAATCTGTCTTATAGatgcctgcagggacacagaatTCTGTTAAGCCAGAGCCACATTTTAGTCCCACTCAGTCAGAGTGTGACTTGCAGCAGGGGATAAAAACAAAGATTGCACAAGCTGATCTTGCACCTTACCGTCCTCTGGTTTGTCACTGGTACCTGGGATAATGCTCGGGGTCACACTTGCCCTGTGCACAGAAGGCAAGAAACTTTTCACAGCAGATGGTTTTGCTATCTGGCATTCCTGTGTATTATATGTATTGTGGGGTTTATATGACTGTGTGTAAGTCTACTTCATATGATGCAGATTTATTGATACACCCACAGCAGCTttaaaagagggagagagggggcTTGCATAGTTTTGCCTAATAGAATATATTTAACTTCTTCTTGAAAATGGTGAATTGTCCCAGATTTGAATGAAAATGATGCTTATCTGGGAATGTTTAAGGCTTCAGAGTTTGGAGAGTTTGCAAATTACTATAGGAATGGGATATATCTTCACTGAGCATAGGGCATGTTGTATGTAAAGAATGGATGCCTTTTGTGTTCTAATTAAGGTTATTTATCTaattcttttaaaggaaagtaTCAACATTAGTCTAGACCATAGAAGCCGGATCTTCCAAAACCTAAATGGAGCATTAGGTGagatggaagaaagaaagaagctcaTTTCTCCTTGGAATGCAACTTGCATGTTGACACCAGAAATAAAGTTATGGCTGAAGGGGTTGCATTTCAGAAATGGCTGTCCCCACAGAAAAAGCTTTAGTAAAAGTCTCTGCCAGAGTTCTGGGATTTGTTTGCAATTCCACTGAGACCAACTACATTCTCATTGCAATTCCTTCTCCACTTCAGGGAATGCAGGTCAGGTTTTTCATCTTGCACCTCCTTGCCACTTTGATCTCCAGGCATGTCAGATTGCATTAGCCTTGGGGATTGAAACTGAAAGGGACTTCCAATGCAAGTAATAACACAGAGCCCTGCCTAGGGCTCGCCTGTCTTTCTGCTTCAGAACCATGCTGGAATGCCATGGGAGGTGAGAAAGCACCCAGATATGCCTGTGAACACTCACTGATTGTACCAGGCTTCTGACCTGACCTGCTGATTGATTTTGCTAGTCCTGGCAAGAGGGATTCACTTACTTTCCTGTCAATGCTGCCTAACGTTTTCAGTCTTGCACCGTTCCATCTTTATTCTGGTCAAGTAAAAAGTGATAAGGGCAGTGTACTTTTTGGGTCCTGTGCTCATTATATCAGTGATAGACTGCAGCTCGTACCTGTGCTAGTCTTTTTTCCCAAGGATTTTGTATGGTTGTTTTGAGGCAGCATCCTCAATGATCTCTGCCGGGAGGATGGACTTTTGTGAGGGATGGCAAAGAGAGACATCAGGTGCATAGGTGCACTTAGGTGCATCACACTTAGGTGAGAAGGGCCTGAGTCCTCCCATCAATAGCTGTCCCTGTCATCAGTCGCTGCTCCTCACTGCAGTTTGTCAATGCCAGTTTTGAAAGAATCTTTCAGTATGGCAATTCCCAGTCATTATCCAGCTTCCTGGGCATCCTCCTGTTACTTCACAGGAtcattctgaatattttttttctcctttaaagaTTTTGTCTGTAGCCCTTAAACTACTTGTGCACGGTTATCCATTGTCCACACTTTCAGTAGTTTTTCTGTATAAATGAGGCATTGTGCTTCTAATTATCAATAAAAGCCTTAACATGATGACAATGTCATTTCCAGATGAGATAGTTCTGAAGTTTGAAAATTCACGAGTGAGAGCAAGAAACTTGTTATATGACACTCTGCCTGTGGTGATCCATGGAAATGGACCCACCAAGGTAAGTGGACTGTCCTGAGAGAAAGATTTGGCCTGTGTTTGTTGCAAAGTGACCCTTTAAGCTCAATGCATCAGGCTACTGCCTCCACATATACTGGCTTTCTCTGTGTACATTTACATTTGAGAAACAATAAGCAGTTTGGGCCCATAGCAGCAAGATGGATCTGGTTCAAAGACCCACATGTAGTTGGATGGTCAGGCTGTCATGCTTTTCAGATTCTTTAGTTCATGGAGAAGGTAAACAAAGTTCAAATGTGACCCCACAGTGGGGGTGCACACAAAGAAACTCCCCTGCCCTGTAATGCATAATCTGGCAAACTTccttttgcagctgcagctgaactACCTGGGAAACTACATTCCTCAAATATGGACATTTGAGACTGGCTGCACGGTGTGTGATGAAGGTCTGCGAAGCCTCTTGGGGTTTAAGGTAAGGTTGCTGTGTCTATTCAAAGCTCTCAGAACAAATCTTACAGTTGTTATGTGTCTGATGTTAAACATGACTCACCACTTCTCTCCTCTTGTCCCTGAATGTAGGATGAGGCATTGCCAATGATTCTGATTGGCATTTTCATTGAGCAGCCCACCCCGTTCCTCTCCCAGTTTTTCTTGCGGCTTCGTAACCTTCATTACCCAAAGCAACGAATCCAGCTCTTCATTCACAACCATGTAAGTGAAGTTGGCTTGTGATGGTCTTAgcaaatttggggaaaatgtaCACCTCGTCCTCTACTCTAGGCACCTTTGCAACCTTGGGCTAGACTTCCAGGCTGTGTAATCACAGTACTTATCTGCAATGGCACCCACAAGATTGCATACTTATCTGCAGTGACACCCATCCAGCTATGGAAGTGGGCTTGAGAGCTGTTGCCCAGCTACTCATTTTCAAGAACAGGAGGCTGAGTGGCCTGGATGAGCCCATCTTAAGTGTTTTTCCTTACTTTTGGAATAGGAGGAACATCACTTGATGGAAGTGGACTCTTTTGTAGAAGAGCATGGCAAAGAATATCTCACTGTCAAAGTGATCGGACCAGATGATGAAGTGGAGAATGCTGAGGCACGTAACTTGGGCATGTAAGTGAAGAGGCCATACGTGATAGCTAGCAGAGACAGCCCGTGTCCAGACTAAGACATCTGTTTGTTCTGAGGATCATCCCTATCAAGTGATTGCTCTTCTTTTCTCAGTCACCCTTTCAGTTTTTCTAGCATTAACTCTGATGCCCTTAtatattgggaaaaaatcagCTTCCATACCAGCTCACTTTGTCCAGTTTCAGAAACTAAATTCTCACTGGTCCTTTGTTTCTGACAGAAGGATAGCCCTGTATCTCCTGACCTCATCTAAATACCCAGTCACAGAGCACAAAGGATATGCACCCATGTCTCTGAAGAGGATGAGTGTTGTAGCAAAACTAAGAACTAGTGGGAGAGTATCTTCCTGTCTGTGATCAGGAGGTTTGAGCGCAGGTGTGGATTTGGGCCAGCTGTAAACGGGAGCCTCTTCAGTTTGAGCTGAAGAAACAGTTTGCTAAATGTGATTTTGGCTGTGTCTCAGTATCTGTTATTGGATACTGAATCTGATGTGCTTGTAGTCTGCTGGCCCTCTGGGTTGTTACATTAAACCAAACTTCTCTGAGCACCCAGAAGACCTTCAGACTACCAGGTGAAGGAATTCTTGGTGCTCTGtcctttgtcttcctctggTTTACTATAtgactttgcttttttctgGCTGTAGGGATTTGTGCAGGAAGGATCCTGACTGTGACTATTACTTTAGCCTGGATGCTGAGGTAGTTCTGAAGAACACAGAGACTCTGAGGATCCTGATTGAACAGAACAAGTGAGTTGTTTGGTCTGAGCAATGCTTACTGGTCATCTCACATGAGGAATTCAGTGCACATCCCTGAGATGTTTAGGGAACCAGGAGAGCTGTGCCAGAGATGGGATGTTAGCCAAACTCTTCTtacatgtttggtttttttttttttcactgtactTGTAATCCCTGGATTTTAGGCAGGGGATGTAAATCATCCTTAGCTTTGATTTTATATAGTCACTAGAACAAATCAGATGATTCTAACAGACCTGGTGGCATTTCATTCCAAGAGAGTTAACAAAACAGCAACTCT is a window from the Vidua macroura isolate BioBank_ID:100142 chromosome 23, ASM2450914v1, whole genome shotgun sequence genome containing:
- the PLOD1 gene encoding LOW QUALITY PROTEIN: procollagen-lysine,2-oxoglutarate 5-dioxygenase 1 (The sequence of the model RefSeq protein was modified relative to this genomic sequence to represent the inferred CDS: inserted 3 bases in 2 codons) translates to MLPGPXAKPLQLRDQTHELVSLFPRFPRGPSASCPVSQPCPGCPPASCGGRGCPGGGATASPLPPPVSGRVWCVAQLRQPRSRPLRPAGTAPGQRQLPERGPGGKXASMVPPAVLLLWAVLALLGAGGGRASQQEEKLLVLTVATKQTEGFQRFRRSAQFFNYKVQVLGLDEEWRGGDDQQPAGGGQKVRLLKSALKQYEDKEDLIILFVESYDVLFASGPTELLKKFKQAKSKVVFSAENYIYPDRKVEAKYPQVRDGKRFLGSGGFIGYAPNLKKLVEEWKGKDDDSDQLFYTNIFLDPEKRESINISLDHRSRIFQNLNGALDEIVLKFENSRVRARNLLYDTLPVVIHGNGPTKLQLNYLGNYIPQIWTFETGCTVCDEGLRSLLGFKDEALPMILIGIFIEQPTPFLSQFFLRLRNLHYPKQRIQLFIHNHEEHHLMEVDSFVEEHGKEYLTVKVIGPDDEVENAEARNLGMDLCRKDPDCDYYFSLDAEVVLKNTETLRILIEQNKLVIAPLVSRHEKLWSNFWGALSPDGYYARSEDYVDIVQRRRVGLWNVPYISSVYMVKAKALRSELDQGDLFHSGKLDADMAFCHNIRNQGVFMYLTNQHQFGHILSLENYQTSHLHNDLWQIFSNPEDWREKYIHENYTAALKGKLVEMPCPDVYWFPIFTDTACDELVEEMEHYGQWSTGDNTDSRIQGGYENVPTIDIHMNQIGFEREWYKFLLDYIAPITEKLYPGYYTKTQFELAFVVRYKPDEQPSLMPHHDASTFTINIALNRVGIDYEGGGCRFLRYNCSIRAPRKGWTLMHPGRLTHYHEGLPTTKGTRYIAVSFLDP